One Kosmotoga arenicorallina S304 genomic window carries:
- a CDS encoding secondary thiamine-phosphate synthase enzyme YjbQ yields the protein MFKKVPIDTRKRIEFIDITARVKAIVKETSLQDGLVIVYVPHTTAAVTINEHADPSVVLDMLGYLNNIVPENAGYKHLEGNSDAHIKASLIGASVQIPLVGGELMLGTWQGIFFCEFDGPRRRTFFVSILPG from the coding sequence GTGTTCAAAAAAGTCCCAATTGATACTCGAAAGCGTATCGAGTTTATCGATATTACCGCCCGTGTTAAGGCTATCGTTAAAGAAACTTCACTGCAAGATGGATTGGTAATAGTTTATGTTCCCCATACAACCGCAGCTGTTACGATAAATGAGCACGCTGATCCGAGTGTTGTGCTTGATATGTTGGGGTATTTAAACAATATCGTGCCGGAAAATGCTGGTTACAAACACCTCGAAGGCAATTCGGATGCTCATATAAAGGCTTCATTGATAGGAGCTTCTGTTCAGATTCCCCTTGTTGGTGGAGAGCTTATGTTGGGAACCTGGCAGGGAATATTTTTCTGCGAGTTCGATGGTCCAAGGAGAAGGACATTCTTCGTTTCGATTTTGCCTGGTTAG
- a CDS encoding cell division topological specificity factor MinE, whose protein sequence is MFFGFFRRKKKDHGSRKEAKDRLQAIVAGRRHSVPVREVIPAEVLKNSEQDVVKQIKSYVAERFMVNEENVRVQFEEHNGYVVIITNVVFH, encoded by the coding sequence ATGTTCTTCGGTTTCTTCAGAAGAAAGAAAAAGGATCACGGAAGCAGAAAAGAGGCTAAAGATAGATTGCAAGCCATCGTTGCCGGTCGCAGGCACTCCGTCCCTGTTCGAGAAGTTATCCCGGCAGAGGTTTTAAAAAATTCTGAGCAGGACGTAGTAAAGCAGATAAAGAGCTATGTTGCTGAAAGGTTTATGGTAAACGAAGAAAATGTCCGGGTTCAGTTTGAAGAGCACAATGGCTATGTTGTAATAATAACAAACGTTGTGTTTCATTAA
- a CDS encoding class I SAM-dependent rRNA methyltransferase translates to MLFPRAILKPRLKRRVFNGHPWVYDNEIDTFPECEDGSLVDLFTSSGQFVGRGYYNSRSTISIRLLTRKYENIDEDFFVRKIQKAFALRSKYSETSAYRLIFGESDGLPGLVVDRYSNYFVMQISTLGMSLFRESILSALIKLFNPKGIYEKSEGAFLKLEGIPQVSEWLYGSGPTLIPFKMNDIQFLADLMGQKTGFFLDQRCNARFLSRFASEKRVLDVFSYTGNFALHLLKGGAHHATLLDQSERALEVAKEVSRLNGLPDKISVIKGNAFDFLRNLNPGDYDLIIIDPPALVKNAKYTEKAIAAYKELNLRAIRALKEGLLATSSCTQAIREDAWLGSIHRAFNDSKKIGLQLFSGSQPFDHPVSSAVFETNYLKFRAFYIRKISDI, encoded by the coding sequence ATGCTTTTCCCCAGAGCAATATTGAAGCCCAGACTTAAAAGAAGGGTTTTTAATGGCCATCCCTGGGTTTATGATAACGAAATAGATACTTTCCCGGAGTGCGAGGATGGCTCTTTAGTCGATCTCTTCACCAGTTCAGGGCAATTTGTTGGCAGGGGGTATTACAACTCTCGCTCGACCATAAGTATCAGACTTTTGACGAGAAAATATGAAAATATCGACGAAGACTTCTTTGTGAGAAAAATCCAGAAAGCTTTCGCCTTGAGAAGCAAATACTCTGAAACGAGTGCATATCGCCTTATTTTTGGCGAATCAGACGGACTTCCAGGCCTGGTAGTTGATAGGTATTCTAACTATTTTGTAATGCAAATAAGCACTCTTGGGATGTCATTATTCAGAGAAAGTATCCTTTCTGCTCTGATAAAGCTATTCAATCCAAAAGGCATATATGAAAAATCAGAAGGCGCTTTTTTGAAATTGGAAGGCATTCCTCAGGTAAGCGAATGGCTTTACGGGTCAGGGCCAACTCTGATTCCCTTCAAAATGAACGATATTCAATTTCTGGCTGATCTTATGGGGCAAAAGACTGGTTTCTTTCTCGATCAGCGTTGCAACGCCAGGTTTTTGTCTCGATTTGCAAGCGAAAAAAGAGTTCTCGATGTATTTTCCTACACGGGAAACTTCGCCTTACACCTTTTGAAGGGAGGGGCACATCACGCTACCTTGCTTGACCAGTCCGAAAGGGCATTGGAGGTGGCAAAGGAAGTTTCGAGACTTAACGGCCTGCCAGATAAAATAAGCGTCATAAAAGGAAATGCCTTTGATTTTCTCAGAAATCTCAATCCAGGCGATTATGACCTGATAATTATTGACCCACCTGCTCTTGTAAAAAACGCAAAATACACAGAAAAAGCCATTGCTGCATACAAAGAATTGAACTTACGGGCAATAAGAGCTTTGAAAGAAGGGTTACTGGCTACCTCTTCATGTACCCAGGCTATCAGGGAGGATGCATGGCTCGGCTCTATTCACAGGGCCTTTAACGACAGCAAAAAAATAGGTTTACAACTTTTCTCAGGAAGCCAACCCTTCGATCATCCGGTATCTTCTGCGGTATTTGAAACAAATTACCTGAAGTTCCGTGCATTTTATATAAGAAAAATTTCAGACATTTGA
- a CDS encoding iron-containing alcohol dehydrogenase family protein: protein MWSFHIPTVVHFGREVVKKRADFVDYGSKAFIVTGRRSARASGALYDITKVLIGQNIVFTVFDEVEENPSFRTIEKGTDLLRAENCDFVIGIGGGSPIDAAKAIAILGANPEMGVEELYSGEIAYSLPLIAIPTTSGTGSEVTQYSVLTDNDGNKRGFSNAHAFPLLSFLDPRYTLTMPKNLTVSTALDALSHSVEGELINNGNNPMIKDFSIKATSLIREYLPRIVAEPENLFYREKLQYASMLAGIVIAHTGTTVVHAAGYPLSSKKGIRHGIANAVFLVDIFSHVSENSKDQVLKAIEPFESLNELSNFLNEFGVNNISISIEEKEISEWAEKAANAPHNIRTPGNRDRSFYEKLYSKLKEMEK, encoded by the coding sequence ATGTGGTCTTTTCATATTCCAACTGTGGTGCACTTTGGCAGGGAAGTTGTTAAAAAGCGAGCTGATTTCGTTGATTACGGCTCAAAGGCCTTTATTGTTACAGGAAGGCGATCTGCGAGAGCATCGGGCGCTTTATACGACATAACCAAAGTTCTTATTGGACAGAATATTGTCTTCACGGTATTTGATGAAGTCGAGGAAAATCCATCTTTTAGAACGATTGAAAAGGGCACCGATCTACTCCGAGCTGAAAATTGTGATTTCGTAATAGGCATAGGAGGCGGAAGCCCCATTGACGCAGCCAAAGCGATAGCAATTCTCGGTGCAAATCCCGAAATGGGAGTAGAAGAGCTTTATTCTGGAGAGATAGCGTATTCTCTTCCTTTGATAGCCATTCCCACCACTTCCGGGACCGGTTCAGAAGTTACGCAGTATTCAGTTTTAACAGATAATGATGGAAATAAACGCGGCTTTTCAAATGCACATGCTTTTCCACTATTATCGTTCCTTGACCCCAGATACACCCTTACAATGCCGAAGAATCTCACTGTTAGCACTGCGCTTGACGCTCTTTCGCATTCAGTTGAAGGCGAATTGATCAACAACGGTAACAACCCCATGATAAAAGATTTCTCGATAAAGGCAACTTCCCTTATCAGGGAATATCTACCCCGTATAGTTGCTGAACCTGAAAACCTTTTTTACCGTGAAAAATTGCAGTATGCGTCTATGCTGGCAGGCATTGTAATAGCCCATACAGGGACCACAGTAGTGCATGCTGCGGGTTACCCTTTGAGCTCAAAGAAAGGAATAAGGCATGGCATAGCAAATGCTGTATTTCTTGTCGACATTTTCAGTCATGTTTCAGAAAACTCAAAAGATCAGGTATTAAAGGCCATTGAACCCTTTGAAAGCTTGAATGAATTATCAAATTTCCTCAACGAATTTGGCGTTAACAACATCTCTATATCCATAGAAGAAAAAGAGATTTCCGAATGGGCAGAAAAGGCTGCTAATGCCCCACATAATATAAGGACGCCAGGTAACAGAGACAGGTCTTTTTACGAGAAGCTCTACAGCAAATTAAAGGAGATGGAAAAATAG
- the minD gene encoding septum site-determining protein MinD: protein MAKVYVVTSGKGGVGKTTITANIGCALASKGEKVCLIDADIGLKNLDITLGLENRIVHTILDVVNKKVTASEALVRHKQLKGLFLLAASQIATKEMLSPEDMKRIVGELYGKFDYILIDSPAGIERGFRNAIASAEKAIVVTTPELPAITDADRVIGLLENAGMAEENIRLIINRFKPQMVRRGDMLTKEDIQENLSIDLLGIIPDSEDVIVATNKGIPVVLNGNQGHGIARVFDNIALRIKGELISVEKDLQTEAGKGIIEFFKKLFSRN from the coding sequence ATGGCCAAGGTTTATGTTGTTACTTCCGGGAAAGGTGGTGTTGGGAAGACTACCATCACCGCGAATATTGGTTGTGCATTGGCTTCAAAGGGTGAAAAGGTATGCCTTATTGATGCCGATATTGGCTTGAAGAATCTCGATATCACATTGGGCCTGGAAAATCGCATTGTTCATACGATCCTTGATGTAGTTAACAAAAAAGTCACAGCTTCCGAAGCCCTTGTAAGGCACAAGCAGTTGAAGGGGCTTTTTTTGCTGGCGGCATCGCAGATTGCGACGAAGGAGATGTTGTCACCCGAAGATATGAAAAGGATAGTCGGTGAGTTGTACGGCAAGTTCGATTACATATTGATTGACTCACCAGCCGGTATTGAAAGAGGATTTAGAAACGCTATCGCGTCGGCAGAAAAAGCAATTGTTGTTACGACACCTGAACTTCCTGCAATCACTGACGCAGACAGGGTGATAGGCCTTCTTGAAAACGCTGGCATGGCAGAAGAGAATATAAGGCTCATAATCAATAGGTTTAAACCCCAAATGGTAAGACGTGGCGATATGCTTACAAAGGAAGATATACAGGAAAACCTTTCCATTGACCTACTGGGTATAATTCCCGATAGCGAAGACGTAATTGTTGCAACAAACAAGGGAATTCCTGTTGTTCTTAACGGCAACCAGGGGCATGGCATTGCCAGGGTTTTCGATAATATCGCCTTACGCATAAAAGGCGAGCTCATATCGGTGGAGAAAGACCTTCAAACCGAAGCCGGTAAAGGGATAATAGAATTCTTCAAAAAACTCTTTAGCCGGAATTGA